The genomic segment TGCTGCCCCCGGGCCCCGCCGACGCGTGCGTCAAGGCGCAGGCCGTCGACGGCGGTCCGGGCGGCACCCACCTGGACCTCGCCGTGGACGACATCGCCGCCACCGCGGCCGAGGCCCGCGCACTCGGCGCCGCCCCGGTCCACACGGAGGACGGCCTGGAGGTGCTCCGCTCCCCGGCCGGCCTCGTCTTCTGCGTGGTCCCCTGGTCGGGCGAGACGTCCCGCCCGGCCCCGCTCACGGCCCCCGACGGCACGGTCAGCCGCCTGGACCAGGTGTGCGTGGACATTCCCCCGGAGTCGTACGACACGGAGATCGCCTTCTGGACGACCCTCACGGGCTGGGACTCCACGCCGACCACACGCCCCGAGTTCCACCGGGTGACATCCCCGCAAAGCCTTCCCCTCCGCCTCCTCCTCCAGCGCCTGGACACCCCGGGCCCCGCCGGCGCGCACCTGGACCTGGCCTGCTCGAACCCGGACGCGACCCGCACCCGGCACGAACAGCTCGGTGCCACCTACGTGTCACGCGGCGCGACCTGGCTCGTGATGCGGGACCCGGCAGGCATCACGTACTGCCTCACGGGCCGCGACCCGGAGACGGGTAGACTGCCGTAGCCGGGGAGCCTCAGCGTTCCAGCAGCATCCGCTGGAGTTCGCGTGCAGCCCGTGGCGGTGCCACGTCGCTGCGGTGGGCCAGGGCGATCGTTCGGTGGAGGCTCGGCTTGGCCAGGGGGGTCATGCGGAGGTCGGGGCCCGAGCGTTCCGCGACCATGCGGGGGACCACCGCGACGCCCAGGCCCGCGCGGACGAAGCCGAGGACCGCGTCCATTTCGCCGCCCTCGACCGCGAACTCGGGCTCGAAGCCCTCGGCCCGGCAGGCGGAAACGGTGAGTTCTCGCAGGTCGTAGCCGTGGCGGAACATCACGAGGCGTTCGCCCTGGAGGTCGGCGATGCGGACGGTGCGGCCGAGGGAGCGCGCACCGGGTGCCGAGACCACCACCAGGTCCTCGCGGAGCAGTTCGAGGGTGGTGAGGGCCGGGGATGGGGTGGGGAGGGGGAGGACCACCAGGGCCAGGTCCAGCGCGCCGCGTGCCAGTTCTCGGACCAGGTCGTGCGAGCCGCTCTCCTCGATGAGGAGCTGGATCCCCGGGTGGCGGTCGTGGAAGGCGCGCAGGACGTCCGGGAGCAGGCCCGTGCACACGCTCGGGGTCGCGCCGAGCCGGATCCGGCCGCGGCGCAGCTGCGCCAGTTCCTGCACCTCGATGCGGGCCGTGTCCGCGTCGGCGAGGATGCGGCGGGCGAGCGGGAGCAGCGCCTCGCCCGCGTCCGTGAGGGTGATGTTGCCGCGTGCCCGGCTGAAGAGTTCGGCGCCCAGCTCCTTCTCCAGGGCGCGGATCTGCTGCGAGAGGGAGGGCTGGGAGACGTGGACCTCCTCAGCCGCCCGCGTGAAGTGCCGGGTCTCGGCGACGGCCACGAAGTAGTGGAGCTGCTGGAACTGCATACCCGGAGCTTACGGGCCTGCATAGGCTGAAGCTATGGAGATGAGCTGGACCATCTCTTGGACCGATCGGGACTTTCGGCCGTAGCGTCTTCGGCATGGCTCTGGCAACGCGGACGGACAAACGGCCGTCCATGACCCGCACGCTCTGGGACTCCACCATCGGCAAGAAGACGGTGATGGCGGTCAGCGGCTTGATCATGCTGCTCTATCTGTTCCTGCACATGATCGGGAACCTGAAGATCTTCTTCGGCCCCGCGGAGA from the Streptomyces venezuelae genome contains:
- a CDS encoding VOC family protein — its product is MIRWAYAFIDRPRARFAEAAAFWATVTGSRLSAPRGASGEFVTLLPPGPADACVKAQAVDGGPGGTHLDLAVDDIAATAAEARALGAAPVHTEDGLEVLRSPAGLVFCVVPWSGETSRPAPLTAPDGTVSRLDQVCVDIPPESYDTEIAFWTTLTGWDSTPTTRPEFHRVTSPQSLPLRLLLQRLDTPGPAGAHLDLACSNPDATRTRHEQLGATYVSRGATWLVMRDPAGITYCLTGRDPETGRLP
- a CDS encoding LysR family transcriptional regulator — protein: MQFQQLHYFVAVAETRHFTRAAEEVHVSQPSLSQQIRALEKELGAELFSRARGNITLTDAGEALLPLARRILADADTARIEVQELAQLRRGRIRLGATPSVCTGLLPDVLRAFHDRHPGIQLLIEESGSHDLVRELARGALDLALVVLPLPTPSPALTTLELLREDLVVVSAPGARSLGRTVRIADLQGERLVMFRHGYDLRELTVSACRAEGFEPEFAVEGGEMDAVLGFVRAGLGVAVVPRMVAERSGPDLRMTPLAKPSLHRTIALAHRSDVAPPRAARELQRMLLER